The Brassica napus cultivar Da-Ae chromosome C7, Da-Ae, whole genome shotgun sequence genome has a segment encoding these proteins:
- the LOC111208203 gene encoding chaperone protein dnaJ 11, chloroplastic, producing the protein MLSSSPTSFTHPFLSTSPPLSPISPPSRSPRLPPPLVSASCSYTCTEDPPRLHQIPRRTTPATASLYEILEVPRGATGQDIKSAYRRLARICHPDVAAGTDRSNSSADEFMKIHAAYCTLSDPEKRSVYDRRMLRRSRPLTVSTSGMGSYVGRNWETDQCW; encoded by the coding sequence ATGCTTTCTTCCTCTCCAACTTCCTTCACTCATCCATTCCTCTCCACGTCTCCGCCTCTCTCCCCCATATCTCCGCCGTCTCGCTCACCTCGCCTCCCGCCGCCTCTCGTCTCCGCCTCTTGCTCCTACACCTGCACGGAGGATCCGCCGAGGCTGCACCAGATCCCGCGGCGAACGACGCCGGCGACCGCTTCGCTCTACGAGATTCTGGAGGTTCCTCGCGGCGCGACGGGGCAGGATATCAAATCGGCTTACCGGAGATTGGCTAGGATCTGCCACCCCGACGTGGCGGCGGGAACCGATCGGAGCAACTCTTCGGCGGATGAGTTCATGAAGATCCACGCGGCGTACTGTACGCTCTCTGATCCTGAGAAACGCTCTGTGTACGATCGGAGGATGCTCCGGCGGAGCCGTCCGTTGACCGTCAGCACCTCCGGGATGGGCAGTTACGTGGGACGGAACTGGGAAACCGATCAGTGCTGGTAG
- the LOC111208251 gene encoding transcription factor bHLH11, whose amino-acid sequence MEQTKKLKTSSEFSLSDESSASSSSIRPEKMVEVKKEPVSSLKKADRERIRRDKLNEQFLELGNALDPNRPKSDKASILIDTIQTLKDLMTQVDRLKAEHVTLSQESRELIQEKSELREEKTSLKSDIDILNAQYQHKVRTMVPWIPHYTYPVPLVAITQGPVSTLPFPLYATQNPAPLPSPCSTFMPYSAEQKDDAGLELELKIHASSSDQEDVSGKEKKGNSAITASSSNSYSSSQAVSDSVL is encoded by the exons ATGGAGCAAACCAAGAAGCTCAAAACTTCTTCTGAGTTCTCCTTATCTGATGAAtcctcagcttcttcttcttcaatcag gcCTGAGAAAATGGTGGAAGTGAAGAAGGAGCCAGTTTCTTCCCTTAAGAAGGCAGACCGAGAGAGGATCCGTAGAGATAAGCTCAATGAACAGTTTCTTGAGCTCGGAAATGCACttg ATCCCAATAGGCCTAAGAGTGACAAAGCTTCAATTCTCATTGACACAATACAAACCCTGAAAGATTTAATGACTCAAGTTGATAGACTAAAGGCTGAGCATGTCACACTTTCTCAAGAGTCTCGTGAG CTAATTCAAGAGAAGAGCGAGCTAAGAGAGGAGAAAACATCTCTTAAATCCGACATTGATATTCTTAATGCTCAATATCAACATAAAGTCAGAACCATGGTCCCATGGATTCCACATTACACTTATCCTGTCCCTCTAGTTGCAATAACTCAGGGTCCAGTCTCCACTCTGCCTTTTCCACTCTATGCCACTCAAAATCCTGCACCTTTACCTAGCCCATGCTCTACCTTTATGCCATATTCAGCCGAACAAAAAGATGATGCTGGTTTAGAGCTTGAGCTTAAAATCCATGCCTCTTCTTCAGATCAAGAG GATGTTTCTGGTAAAGAGAAGAAAGGAAACTCGGCAATCACTGCAAGCTCATCTAATAGTTACTCATCATCTCAAGCTGTTTCAGATAGTGTATTGTAA
- the LOC125590182 gene encoding calcium-dependent protein kinase 18-like, translating into MRQALAKDLPWKLKDARVAEILQAIDSNTDGLVDFTEFVVATLHVNQLEEHDSAKWEQRSRAAFEKFDVDRDGFITPEELRLQTGLKGSIEPLLEEADVDEDGRISIHEFRRLLRSASLKPRTVKSPPGYQLSRKM; encoded by the exons ATGAGGCAg GCTCTTGCGAAAGATCTTCCTTGGAAGCTTAAGGATGCAAGAGTAGCTGAGATTCTTCAAGCA ATAGATAGCAACACTGATGGGTTGGTGGACTTCACTGAGTTTGTGGTTGCTACTTTGCATGTGAACCAACTAGAGGAGCATGACTCTGCCAAGTGGGAGCAGAGGTCAAGAGCAGCATTTGAAAAGTTTGACGTAGACAGAGATGGGTTTATAACACCAGAGGAACTAAGATTG CAAACGGGTTTGAAAGGCTCCATAGAACCACTTCTTGAAGAGGCTGACGTCGATGAAGATGGGAGGATCAGCATCCATGAGTTTCGCAGACTCTTGAGATCTGCAAGCCTCAAGCCAAGAACTGTCAAAAGCCCTCCTGGTTACCAGCTTTCTAGAAAGATGTAA